A window of the Cutaneotrichosporon cavernicola HIS019 DNA, chromosome: 6 genome harbors these coding sequences:
- the ATG5 gene encoding uncharacterized protein (Involved in cytoplasm to vacuole transport (Cvt) and autophagic vesicle formation), translating to MAAAVQSSTNLFRRLAWSATVPLNIRLAAAGGPVDQYFIQAPRYTYLALLLPTIREHLVELALDDEALARTNESEWWFELDASDSPFPSDAVRWHWPLDLVDLCATMLRPASSQSESEHPIRLILHLSGAPGDKLAVPPTVEAVKTHFVSQVKEADFVRWGNTKRVTGLRRADLEAGWDGVVAGDYDLHHRMAGRIVPLPIPASPPTSPQPDKIDSAYSARSLPIKVYLPDGAVAIQAPVAPLTDGQPTTLLQMLRTMLPLLFENGYGAAQPIAQGILLPPDADVAWLAACMAGADGWLRIGIRLVAE from the exons ATGGCCGCCGCTGTCCAGTCATCCACAAACCTCTTCAGGCGGCTGGCATGGAGCGCTACTGTGCCGCTGAACATCCGTCTGGCGGCCGCTGGTGGGCCCGTTGACCAGTACTTT ATCCAAGCTCCGCGATACACGtacctcgccctccttctgcCAACCATCCGTGAACACCtagtcgagctcgccctcgacgacgaagcACTTGCCCGTACAAACGAGTCTGAATGGTGGTTTGAGCTAGACGCATCCGACTCGCCCTTCCCCAGCGACGCGGTTCGCTGGCACTGGCCACTCGACTTGGTGGACCTGTGCGCGACCATGTTGCGCCCCGCCTCGTCTCAATCGGAATCCGAACATCCTATCCGTCTCATTCTGCATCTGTCGGGAGCTCCGGGAGACAAGCTCGCTGTTCCGCCAACAGTGGAGGCTGTGAAGACGCATTTCGTGAGccaggtcaaggaggccgaTTTCGTGCGGTGGGGGAATACGAAGCGGGTGACGGGGTTGCGCAGggccgaccttgaggcAGGGTGGGATGGCGTCGTGGCCGGCGATTACGATTTACACCATCGCATGGCAGGGCGGATTGTACCACTGCCGATTCCGGCCAGTCCGCCAACTAGCCCTCAACCCGACAAGATCGATAGCGCATATtcggcgcgcagcctcCCCATCAAAGTCTACCTGCCAGACGGAGCGGTCGCGATACAGGCCCCGGTGGCGCCGCTTACGGACGGACAGCCTACAACTCTCCTCCAGATGCTCCGCACTATGCTGCCGCTCCTCTTCGAGAATGGATACGGGGCAGCGCAGCCTATTGCCCAGGGTATCCTCCTGCCGCcggacgccgacgtcgcaTGGCTCGCGGCATGCATggcgggcgcggacggGTGGCTGCGTATCGGCAtccgtctcgtcgccgaaTAG